Proteins encoded together in one bacterium window:
- a CDS encoding HEPN domain-containing protein translates to MLKHEVWLAKALSDLKLAQIGAQNFDVMDSAIFHTQQCAEKALKAYLVYREQPIHRTHDLEMLIKSCSVFDKSFMALFEQAALLNPYCFGFRYPIDNEEVLVPESEEMSEALAAAEYILDFVKKKLS, encoded by the coding sequence ATGCTCAAGCATGAAGTGTGGTTAGCCAAAGCTTTAAGCGATTTAAAGTTAGCTCAAATTGGTGCTCAAAATTTTGATGTCATGGATAGTGCCATTTTTCATACGCAGCAATGCGCTGAAAAAGCTTTGAAAGCTTATTTGGTTTATCGTGAACAGCCGATTCATAGAACGCATGACTTAGAAATGCTTATTAAAAGTTGTAGTGTGTTTGATAAATCATTTATGGCATTATTTGAACAGGCAGCTTTGTTAAATCCCTATTGCTTTGGGTTTCGATATCCAATTGACAATGAAGAAGTCTTAGTGCCTGAGTCTGAAGAAATGAGTGAGGCGCTTGCTGCTGCAGAATATATACTTGATTTTGTAAAGAAAAAGCTTTCTTAA
- a CDS encoding DegT/DnrJ/EryC1/StrS family aminotransferase: MQQINVPFFSLQKQTEKLTQKIVTSFEYILKTQQFIGGPLVNDFEKKLAQFLGNNSQVISCNSGTDGLWLALKALDVKPQSIVLTTPFSFIASSSEIIALEAYPVMIDIEPETFNISPALIQAWLEEYATMQNGQAIHTKTGLPVEGMVIVDLFGQCADYQAIKNIAKNWNLWIIEDACQAIGSHTNKQQAGTFGDIGVLSFYPTKNLGAFGDAGCCVTDNPELAMRLTKLKNHGRASHYEYEEFGINSRLDTIQASILSIKLDELDSYNQRRREIAKFYNQELAALPFLQLPQEKVGHHVYHQYCAILKNNQERTAFIKHLTTHGIGSNIYYPKALTQIPFLNTHLDLINVCPVAEHASQTIVALPIWPELEQHELVHVIETIKKFQPTVIINPTQPTVNAYAA; the protein is encoded by the coding sequence ATGCAACAAATTAATGTGCCTTTTTTTTCACTACAAAAACAAACAGAAAAATTAACCCAGAAGATAGTTACAAGCTTTGAGTACATCCTCAAAACACAACAATTTATTGGTGGTCCGTTGGTCAATGACTTTGAGAAAAAACTTGCACAATTTTTAGGCAATAATTCACAAGTAATTTCTTGCAACTCTGGCACCGACGGCTTGTGGTTAGCACTCAAAGCTCTTGATGTTAAACCACAGTCAATTGTTTTAACAACGCCATTTTCATTCATTGCCTCAAGTAGCGAAATCATTGCTCTGGAAGCCTATCCAGTCATGATTGATATTGAACCAGAAACGTTTAATATCAGCCCTGCGCTCATCCAAGCGTGGCTTGAAGAATATGCAACAATGCAAAACGGCCAAGCAATTCATACCAAAACAGGCTTGCCCGTTGAGGGAATGGTTATTGTCGATTTATTTGGTCAATGCGCTGACTACCAAGCAATCAAAAACATCGCTAAAAACTGGAACTTGTGGATTATTGAAGATGCATGCCAAGCAATTGGCTCTCACACTAACAAACAACAAGCGGGCACTTTTGGTGACATTGGCGTCTTGTCATTTTACCCAACAAAAAATTTAGGTGCTTTTGGCGATGCAGGCTGCTGCGTTACCGACAACCCCGAGTTGGCCATGCGTTTAACGAAACTTAAAAATCATGGTCGTGCATCACATTACGAATATGAAGAATTTGGAATCAACAGTCGCTTAGACACTATTCAAGCATCAATCCTTTCAATCAAACTTGATGAACTTGATTCGTACAACCAACGTCGCCGCGAAATTGCAAAATTCTATAACCAAGAATTAGCAGCACTGCCATTTTTACAATTACCACAAGAAAAGGTTGGACACCACGTCTATCACCAATATTGCGCCATATTGAAAAATAACCAAGAACGCACAGCGTTCATTAAACATTTGACGACACATGGCATTGGTAGCAATATTTATTATCCAAAAGCATTAACTCAAATTCCATTTTTAAATACACACTTGGATCTGATTAATGTCTGCCCTGTTGCCGAACATGCTTCACAAACAATTGTTGCGCTCCCAATTTGGCCAGAACTTGAACAGCATGAATTGGTGCATGTCATTGAAACTATCAAAAAATTTCAACCAACCGTCATTATTAACCCTACACAACCAACGGTAAATGCTTATGCCGCATAA
- a CDS encoding nucleotidyltransferase domain-containing protein: MISSHIIQNVTARLVDTYEPLEIYLFGSYVWGTPDNESDLDLLVVVAQSAEKKWYRRSIPAAYALKDLMIPKDVLVLTKEEFEKGVFDKTTLLYKIKHEGRRLYAQA, from the coding sequence ATGATTTCCTCGCACATAATTCAAAACGTTACCGCGCGTCTTGTTGATACTTATGAGCCGCTAGAAATTTATCTATTTGGTTCGTATGTGTGGGGTACGCCAGATAACGAAAGTGATTTAGATTTATTAGTGGTTGTTGCGCAGTCTGCCGAAAAAAAGTGGTATCGACGTTCTATTCCTGCGGCGTATGCGCTTAAAGATTTGATGATTCCAAAAGACGTGTTGGTTTTGACAAAAGAGGAATTTGAAAAAGGTGTTTTTGATAAAACGACACTTTTGTACAAAATTAAGCACGAAGGGAGAAGGCTTTATGCTCAAGCATGA
- a CDS encoding AMP-binding protein: MKKKQSSLATGVVGVDRSNTRMLQQLKTLFFGHSKNECAVYEKLSTQFALDNHELIFAGQILQSAYQRFADRVALIAGNQSVTYKEFYFRSLLLSKKLAQQGVGPRDHVMIYFENSMEFYIAYFAIWQLGAVVIPLNVFFHAKELALVINEAQPKVIIASFDLKKNIDAAIEQGLISIPLTIWTEQDFDWTTEVPAVIDAADEGLVVQGGNREDCCLVLYTSGTTGKPKGVMLSSKNVVTNALQAFARFKMCFDSNEKEQERFLSVLPLFHVFAQNTCLWFPILSGSAIIIVPKIDRKLILEGLQKNPTLFFGFPALYGLLCMMRTAPLDTVKLFVSGADMMPDKIRAAFGMIYGRKICSGYGLTEAAPVVAINYHNEERSTDFVGKPLVGIDTQVRDEHGNVLAAGTIGTLWIRGGNIMLGYYKEPEATARVLQDGWLNTGDLACIDACGNLAITGRSKDLIIHKGFNIYPQEVENILMTHPSVFKAAVVGRDEVMSGQIPVAYVAVREMKGELERSLRELCVNNLAAYKVPRKFICLEDLPMSPTGKIDKKQLSNLN, translated from the coding sequence TTGAAGAAGAAACAGAGTAGCCTGGCAACGGGTGTGGTTGGTGTGGATAGGAGTAATACGCGCATGCTGCAACAACTCAAAACATTATTTTTTGGACACTCAAAAAATGAGTGTGCAGTGTATGAGAAGCTGAGTACACAATTTGCTCTCGATAATCATGAGCTTATTTTTGCAGGGCAGATTTTGCAGTCGGCATATCAGCGATTTGCTGATCGTGTTGCGCTTATTGCTGGCAATCAATCAGTTACCTATAAAGAATTTTATTTCCGTTCATTGCTGCTGAGTAAGAAGCTTGCTCAGCAGGGCGTTGGTCCGCGCGATCATGTGATGATCTATTTTGAAAACTCTATGGAATTTTACATTGCCTACTTCGCTATTTGGCAGTTGGGGGCGGTTGTTATTCCGTTGAATGTTTTTTTTCACGCCAAAGAGCTTGCGTTAGTGATTAACGAAGCGCAGCCAAAAGTGATCATTGCTTCGTTTGATTTGAAAAAAAATATCGATGCAGCCATTGAGCAGGGGCTGATTAGTATACCGTTGACGATTTGGACTGAGCAAGATTTTGATTGGACAACGGAGGTCCCGGCCGTTATTGATGCTGCTGATGAAGGTTTGGTAGTACAAGGTGGCAATCGTGAAGACTGCTGTTTGGTTTTGTACACATCGGGTACGACAGGCAAGCCCAAGGGCGTTATGCTGTCGTCAAAAAATGTGGTGACAAATGCACTTCAAGCGTTTGCTCGATTTAAAATGTGTTTTGATAGTAACGAAAAAGAGCAAGAGCGGTTTTTATCTGTTCTGCCGCTTTTTCATGTTTTTGCGCAAAATACTTGCTTATGGTTTCCGATTTTGTCAGGTTCAGCTATTATTATAGTACCCAAGATTGACCGCAAGTTAATTTTGGAAGGTTTGCAAAAAAATCCGACGTTGTTCTTTGGTTTTCCTGCATTGTACGGTTTATTGTGTATGATGCGTACGGCACCGCTTGATACGGTAAAGCTTTTTGTTTCTGGTGCCGATATGATGCCAGACAAAATTCGAGCAGCGTTTGGTATGATTTATGGCCGTAAAATTTGTTCAGGATATGGCTTAACAGAAGCAGCTCCGGTTGTAGCAATTAATTATCACAACGAAGAGCGCTCAACTGATTTTGTGGGTAAGCCGCTTGTTGGTATTGATACACAAGTTCGTGATGAGCATGGCAATGTGTTAGCGGCTGGTACGATTGGAACTTTGTGGATTCGTGGTGGTAATATTATGCTCGGATATTACAAAGAACCTGAAGCGACAGCGCGGGTGTTGCAAGATGGCTGGCTCAATACTGGCGACCTTGCGTGCATTGATGCGTGTGGTAATTTAGCGATTACGGGACGTAGTAAAGATTTGATTATTCACAAAGGTTTTAATATTTATCCGCAAGAAGTGGAAAATATTTTAATGACGCATCCTTCGGTATTTAAAGCGGCGGTAGTTGGTAGGGACGAGGTTATGTCTGGCCAAATTCCTGTTGCTTACGTGGCGGTTCGTGAAATGAAGGGTGAATTGGAGCGTAGTTTGCGAGAATTGTGTGTAAATAATTTGGCGGCTTACAAAGTGCCGCGTAAGTTTATTTGCCTTGAGGACTTGCCAATGAGTCCAACGGGAAAGATTGATAAAAAACAACTAAGTAACCTTAATTAA
- a CDS encoding ferredoxin codes for MARCIKNVKIVPGCISCGSCEAICPKVFEVRDIAYIKKDVNFNEQADDVREAADMCPVSVIKVEEETE; via the coding sequence ATGGCTCGCTGTATAAAAAATGTTAAAATTGTTCCTGGCTGTATTTCATGTGGCTCCTGCGAAGCAATCTGCCCAAAAGTTTTTGAAGTGCGTGATATTGCGTATATCAAAAAAGATGTTAATTTTAATGAGCAAGCCGATGATGTTCGCGAAGCCGCGGATATGTGTCCGGTAAGTGTTATAAAAGTTGAAGAAGAAACAGAGTAG